A DNA window from Chryseobacterium sp. MEBOG06 contains the following coding sequences:
- a CDS encoding ATP-dependent DNA ligase, translating to MRHFADLINALETTNKTNAKIEAIIDYLERAPDEDKVWFIALFTGKRPKRNVNTNYMKEWALEITGIPFWLFQESYSSVGDLGETLSLILPPPQEKIERTLSQWMNDIVNLKDKTETEKKEFVLNSWNGLDYTERLIFNKLIGGSFRIGVSDKTLINALTKFSGQESSTLMHSLMGKWQPAEASFQELISAENINPDNSKPYPFCLAYPLEKKTEELGEPDEWLVEYKWDGIRGQIIRRNDEVFIWSRGEELVTEQFPEIADTIKAMKGNFVLDGEILAVKEGKVLNFNELQKRLNRKTLTKKMLSEIPIEVFAYDLLELENNDLREKSISGRRAMLEELLLNQNPENIRLSQSIGFEKWEELNLIRDHSRDVNSEGLMLKQKNSPYHSGRKKGDWWKWKINPFTIDAVLIYAQKGSGRRSAYYTDYTFAVKNGDTLVTIAKAYSGLTDKEIMEVSRFVNKNAIEKFGPVRTVKAELVFEIAFEGIGFSNRHKSGVALRFPRIVRWRKDKTVDEIDHLEEIKKLIQ from the coding sequence ATGAGACATTTTGCAGACTTAATCAACGCCTTGGAAACCACCAATAAAACCAACGCAAAAATTGAGGCCATTATCGATTATCTGGAACGTGCTCCGGATGAAGATAAAGTATGGTTCATTGCTCTGTTTACAGGAAAAAGGCCCAAAAGAAATGTCAATACCAATTATATGAAAGAGTGGGCACTGGAAATCACCGGTATTCCGTTTTGGCTGTTTCAGGAGAGCTATTCTTCTGTAGGCGATCTTGGAGAAACCCTCTCATTGATTCTTCCGCCACCTCAAGAGAAAATTGAACGTACTTTATCACAATGGATGAATGATATTGTCAATTTAAAAGATAAAACAGAGACTGAAAAAAAAGAATTCGTACTCAATTCATGGAACGGCCTGGATTACACAGAACGATTGATTTTCAATAAATTAATTGGCGGAAGCTTCCGGATTGGTGTTTCCGATAAAACATTAATCAATGCCCTGACAAAATTTTCCGGACAGGAATCCAGCACACTCATGCACAGCCTGATGGGGAAATGGCAGCCGGCTGAAGCTTCTTTTCAGGAACTCATTTCAGCTGAAAATATAAACCCGGACAATTCCAAACCGTATCCTTTCTGCCTTGCCTATCCTCTGGAAAAAAAGACTGAAGAACTTGGAGAACCGGATGAATGGCTGGTAGAATATAAATGGGATGGAATACGCGGTCAGATTATCCGCAGAAATGATGAAGTCTTCATTTGGTCAAGAGGAGAAGAGCTTGTTACAGAACAGTTTCCTGAAATCGCTGACACCATTAAAGCAATGAAAGGGAATTTCGTTTTAGATGGAGAAATACTTGCGGTAAAGGAGGGTAAGGTTTTAAATTTTAACGAATTACAAAAAAGATTAAACAGGAAAACTTTAACTAAGAAAATGCTTTCCGAAATCCCGATCGAAGTATTTGCTTATGATCTGCTGGAACTTGAAAATAATGATCTCAGAGAAAAATCTATTTCAGGAAGAAGGGCCATGCTTGAAGAATTATTATTAAATCAGAACCCTGAGAACATCAGACTTTCCCAAAGTATAGGTTTTGAAAAATGGGAAGAGCTGAACCTCATCAGAGACCATTCAAGGGACGTCAACAGTGAAGGGCTGATGCTTAAACAAAAAAACTCCCCCTACCACTCCGGACGGAAGAAGGGAGACTGGTGGAAATGGAAAATCAATCCATTCACTATTGATGCTGTTTTGATCTATGCACAAAAAGGAAGCGGCCGAAGGAGTGCTTACTATACGGATTATACTTTTGCCGTTAAAAATGGGGATACGCTGGTAACTATTGCCAAAGCATACTCCGGATTAACAGATAAAGAGATTATGGAAGTAAGCAGATTTGTAAACAAAAATGCCATTGAGAAATTCGGGCCTGTGCGAACGGTAAAGGCAGAACTTGTTTTTGAAATAGCCTTTGAAGGAATAGGTTTCAGTAACCGGCATAAAAGTGGTGTAGCACTGCGTTTTCCAAGAATTGTACGATGGCGGAAAGACAAAACCGTGGATGAAATTGACCATTTAGAAGAAATCAAAAAATTAATACAATAA
- a CDS encoding ligase-associated DNA damage response exonuclease yields the protein MKLITFTKKGIYCPQGKFYIDPWRPVDMAVITHGHADHARWGMKKYLCHHFTKPILYQRIGADIECQSIGYGEALMINGVKLSLHPAGHIIGSAQVRLEYKGYVTVISGDYKIQDDGLSTPFELIKCNEFVTESTFGLPIYNWLEVPELNQKLQNWVLKNQENNKTSVFIGYSLGKAQRIMKAVEGLGKIYVHYSIGKLNEAFETVGINLPEYTIADFRERPKEMEHEIVIVPPALLDSNIIKKIPDPATALCSGWMQVRGARRWRSADAGFAMSDHADWKGLLQTVKATEAEIVHVTHGQTEVFSKYLNEIGVRADVVETLFGEDDEETEKETIENKGL from the coding sequence TTGAAATTAATCACATTTACCAAAAAAGGAATTTACTGTCCGCAGGGAAAATTCTATATAGATCCATGGAGGCCCGTTGATATGGCTGTCATTACCCACGGACATGCCGATCACGCGCGCTGGGGAATGAAAAAATACCTTTGTCATCATTTTACAAAACCTATTCTCTACCAAAGAATTGGGGCTGATATAGAATGTCAGAGTATTGGATATGGTGAAGCTTTGATGATCAATGGAGTCAAACTTTCCCTTCATCCTGCTGGGCATATTATTGGTTCAGCACAGGTAAGGCTGGAATATAAAGGGTATGTAACCGTGATTTCGGGGGATTATAAAATTCAGGACGATGGTCTGAGTACTCCTTTCGAGCTTATAAAATGTAATGAATTTGTAACTGAGAGTACCTTTGGGCTGCCTATTTACAATTGGCTGGAAGTTCCTGAACTCAATCAAAAGCTTCAGAACTGGGTACTGAAAAATCAGGAAAATAATAAAACTTCAGTGTTTATCGGATATTCTCTTGGTAAAGCTCAGCGTATTATGAAAGCAGTTGAAGGATTGGGGAAAATATATGTTCATTATTCCATAGGAAAACTAAATGAAGCTTTCGAAACCGTTGGGATCAACCTTCCGGAGTATACGATTGCTGATTTCAGAGAACGCCCTAAAGAAATGGAGCATGAAATTGTAATTGTTCCGCCAGCTCTGTTAGACAGTAACATCATTAAAAAGATTCCAGATCCCGCAACAGCCCTATGCTCCGGCTGGATGCAGGTTCGTGGCGCCAGACGGTGGCGGAGCGCAGATGCTGGATTTGCCATGAGCGACCATGCAGACTGGAAAGGCTTATTACAAACTGTAAAAGCTACTGAGGCAGAGATTGTACATGTTACCCATGGGCAGACGGAAGTATTTTCAAAATACCTTAATGAAATCGGAGTCCGGGCAGATGTTGTGGAAACCCTGTTTGGTGAAGATGACGAAGAGACAGAAAAGGAAACCATTGAAAACAAAGGGCTATGA
- a CDS encoding S41 family peptidase, which produces MIKIKTFFLVFIASSTFGFAQNCTCESNFQWVKQTFEENDAGFQYVIDKKGNSAYQAHNTDFLNRIKNVKSDAECTQTIYDWMKFFRSGHLSISRIDNKTPQTQPSPRQQPQTELVKIDLEKFKKEVQSKKSSDIQGIWEANPYTIGVKKLGDTYKGFIIKSSADNWKPGELKFTINADKTKGIYYLRDKSGQNINHIELIGKNYLEVGDFTLKRVSPVFEREEGIETYYEAMQAQGPFLKELNKNTLLLRIPSFNGAIKKQIDSVITTNKAKIESTENLIIDIRNNGGGSDNSFAKIIPYLYTNPIRSIRTQMYSTKLNNQRMLDLYENYEKYGIPIEEREYLKKAYDKLNANLGKFITIQGDGSPVSINKLDKVLPFPKNIGIIINNGNGSTAEEFLLAAKQSKKVKLFGTTTAGVLDISNMYFVNSPCNEFKMGYSLSKSFRIPDMAIDEKGIQPDYFIDKTIPVYQWIDFVSDVLNEK; this is translated from the coding sequence ATGATTAAAATTAAAACCTTTTTTTTAGTTTTCATAGCGTCTTCTACTTTTGGCTTTGCCCAAAACTGTACATGTGAAAGTAATTTTCAATGGGTAAAACAAACCTTCGAGGAAAATGATGCAGGATTTCAATACGTCATTGATAAAAAAGGTAATTCAGCATACCAGGCGCATAATACCGATTTTCTGAATAGGATAAAAAATGTAAAATCAGATGCTGAATGTACACAGACTATCTATGACTGGATGAAGTTCTTCAGATCCGGACACCTTTCAATATCAAGAATTGACAATAAAACCCCGCAAACCCAACCCTCTCCTAGACAACAGCCTCAAACAGAGCTTGTAAAAATAGATCTTGAAAAGTTTAAAAAAGAAGTTCAGTCTAAAAAGAGTTCTGACATTCAAGGTATATGGGAAGCTAATCCTTATACCATAGGAGTTAAAAAGCTCGGTGATACTTACAAAGGTTTTATTATTAAATCCAGTGCTGACAATTGGAAGCCAGGCGAATTAAAATTCACGATAAATGCTGACAAAACAAAAGGTATTTATTATTTAAGAGACAAATCTGGTCAGAACATAAACCATATTGAATTGATCGGAAAAAATTATCTTGAAGTCGGAGATTTTACCTTAAAAAGAGTTTCCCCGGTATTTGAACGTGAAGAAGGAATTGAAACGTATTATGAAGCTATGCAGGCTCAGGGTCCGTTTTTAAAAGAACTTAATAAAAATACCCTTCTTTTAAGAATACCCTCATTCAATGGTGCCATAAAAAAGCAGATAGACAGTGTAATTACCACAAATAAAGCAAAAATAGAAAGCACAGAAAATCTTATAATAGATATCCGAAATAATGGCGGGGGAAGTGATAACAGTTTTGCCAAAATCATTCCTTATCTCTATACCAATCCTATTAGAAGTATAAGAACACAAATGTATTCTACCAAACTGAATAACCAGAGAATGCTTGATTTATATGAAAACTATGAGAAGTATGGAATTCCAATTGAAGAAAGAGAATATCTAAAAAAGGCTTATGATAAGCTAAATGCCAATCTGGGCAAGTTTATCACAATACAGGGTGACGGCAGTCCGGTAAGTATAAACAAATTAGATAAAGTTCTTCCTTTTCCAAAAAATATAGGAATTATCATCAATAACGGCAACGGAAGTACAGCTGAAGAATTTTTACTTGCAGCAAAGCAAAGTAAAAAAGTGAAACTTTTCGGGACTACTACAGCCGGAGTACTGGATATTTCAAATATGTACTTTGTCAATTCTCCCTGCAACGAATTTAAAATGGGATACAGTCTCTCCAAAAGCTTCCGAATCCCGGATATGGCGATAGACGAAAAAGGTATTCAGCCGGATTACTTTATAGACAAAACAATTCCTGTTTATCAATGGATTGATTTTGTAAGTGATGTACTTAATGAAAAATAA
- a CDS encoding SDR family oxidoreductase: MNKTILITGAASGFGKIAAFDLAKKGHKVIATTQVFPQMSDLIREAKELDIDLTVDKLDVMNPRDIAYILNKYDIDILISNAGIMEGGPVAEQPVDIIRSMFEVNVFGALELAQGFIKKFVEKKSGKIVFTSSMGGLWTVPYVAAYCASKHALESIAEGLKTELAPFNIKIATCNPGVFGTGFNDRGVDSIFRWYNPKVNFTPESAFDAAAESLAHQLDPQSMAQVIVNVALDDDSNFRNVHPKDTEDFVKQLQADAWTVKS; encoded by the coding sequence ATGAACAAAACAATTCTGATCACAGGCGCCGCAAGCGGATTCGGAAAAATTGCCGCATTTGATCTTGCCAAAAAAGGACATAAAGTAATTGCCACCACACAGGTTTTTCCTCAGATGAGTGATTTGATCCGTGAAGCGAAAGAGCTGGATATAGACCTTACAGTTGATAAACTTGACGTAATGAATCCAAGGGATATTGCTTATATACTGAACAAATATGATATTGATATTTTAATAAGCAATGCAGGTATTATGGAAGGCGGCCCTGTTGCCGAGCAGCCTGTAGACATTATCCGTTCCATGTTTGAAGTGAATGTTTTCGGTGCATTGGAACTTGCTCAGGGGTTCATCAAAAAGTTTGTTGAAAAAAAGAGTGGTAAAATTGTCTTCACCTCATCAATGGGAGGTTTATGGACTGTTCCTTACGTGGCCGCTTATTGCGCTTCAAAACACGCTTTGGAATCAATTGCTGAAGGATTAAAAACAGAACTCGCTCCATTTAATATCAAAATAGCGACCTGTAATCCGGGTGTTTTTGGAACAGGTTTCAATGACAGGGGAGTAGATTCCATATTCCGTTGGTATAATCCGAAGGTAAATTTCACGCCTGAATCAGCTTTTGATGCAGCAGCAGAATCTCTTGCGCATCAGCTGGATCCGCAGTCAATGGCACAGGTTATTGTGAATGTAGCTTTGGATGATGACAGTAATTTCAGAAATGTACATCCCAAAGATACTGAAGATTTTGTAAAACAGCTTCAGGCTGATGCCTGGACAGTAAAAAGCTAA
- a CDS encoding GlcG/HbpS family heme-binding protein, with product MEMNYKLAEKVLSAAQEKAKAFNIPVSIAIVDTGGHLMSFARLDSVYGVVDFAVKKAKTAVMFGIDSEIMGDIISGAGPQSYGMLNSNNGLLTIAGGVVIKNKNGKVIGAIGSSGGTPEQDKEIAVTGASVIA from the coding sequence ATGGAAATGAATTATAAACTTGCTGAAAAAGTACTTTCTGCAGCTCAAGAAAAGGCTAAGGCGTTCAACATTCCTGTAAGTATTGCGATTGTAGATACGGGAGGACATCTTATGAGCTTCGCAAGGCTGGATAGCGTCTATGGTGTGGTTGATTTTGCTGTTAAAAAAGCGAAAACTGCTGTTATGTTTGGAATTGACAGTGAGATAATGGGAGATATTATTTCAGGTGCTGGCCCTCAAAGCTATGGAATGCTGAATTCGAATAACGGACTTCTCACCATTGCCGGAGGTGTTGTTATAAAGAATAAAAATGGAAAAGTAATAGGCGCTATAGGTTCATCCGGAGGAACTCCTGAACAGGATAAGGAAATTGCTGTGACAGGAGCATCTGTTATAGCTTAA